Genomic DNA from Fusobacterium varium:
TATAAATATTTGAAAGGAGAAACAAATGAAAGATATTAAAATTCTAGAAGAAAAAGCTAATAGTATCAGAAAATCTATAGTAAAAATGATCTGTGAAGCTAAATCAGGACATCCAGGAGGATCATTATCTGCAACAGATATATTAACAACTCTATATTTTTCAGAAATGAATATAGACCCTGCAAATCCTAAGATGGAAAACAGAGATAGATTTGTTTTATCAAAAGGACATGCAGCTCCTGCACTATATGCAACATTAGCAGAAAGAGGATACTTTGATAAAGAACTTCTTGTAACATTAAGAAAATATGGATCTTTCCTTCAAGGACATCCAGATATGAAAAAAGTACCAGGAGTAGAAATCTCAACAGGATCATTAGGACAAGGATTATCTGTAGCTAATGGAATGGCTTTAAATGCTAGAATTACTGGAGAATCTTACAGAACATATGTAATACTTGGAGATGGAGAAATTCAAGAGGGACAAGTTTGGGAAGCAGCAATGACAGCAGCTCACTATAAACTTGACAATGTATGTGCTTTCCTAGACTTTAACAATTTACAAATTGATGGAAATGTAAATGAAGTTATGGGAGTTGAACCAGTTGATGCTAAATGGGAAGCTTTTGGTTGGCATGTTATAAAAATAGATGGACATAACTTTACAGAAATTTTAAATGCTTTAGAAGAAGCTAAAAGTGTAAAAGGAAAACCAACTATTGTTATAGCTAAAACAATAAAAGGTAAGGGAGTTTCATTTATGGAAAATGTATGTGGATTCCATGGAGTAGCTCCAACAGCAGAAGAAACTGAAAAAGCATTAGCTGAATTAAATAGCAAATAATCTATAAGAAAAATCCAGGAGGGACTAACAAATGAGTAAAAAGGCTACAAGACAAGCTTATGGTGAAGCTTTAGTAGAACTTGGAAAAATAAATAAAGATATCGTAGTTTTAGATGCAGACTTAACTAAATCTACAAAAACTAGTATGTTTCAAAAAGAATTTCCAGAAAGACATTTTAATGTAGGAATTGCAGAAGCTGACCTTATGGGAACAGCAGCAGGACTTGCAACTTGTGGAAGAATCCCATTTGCTTCAACATTTGCAATGTTTGCAGCAGGAAGAGGATTTGAACAAATTAGAAATACAATAGCATACCCAAAACTAAATGTAAAAATAGCTCCAACTCATGCAGGAATCTCTGTAGGAGAAGATGGAGGATCTCACCAAGCTATTGAAGATATAGCTATAATGAGAGCTATACCAGGAATGGTAGTACTTTGTCCTGCAGATGCTGTGGAAACTAAAAAAATGGTATATGCAGCAGCAGAATATGAAGGACCAGTATATATTAGAATGGGAAGACTAGATGTAGAAACTATATTTGATGAGGAAACTTATGATTTCCAAATTGGAATAGCAAACACAGTTAGAGAGGGAAATGATGTTACAATAGCTGCAACAGGACTTATGACTTATGAAGCTATAAAAGCAGCTGATATTCTTGCACAAGAGGGAATCTCTGTAAGAGTAATCAATGTGGGAACAATCAAACCTCTTGATGGAGAAACAATATTAAAAGCAGCAAAAGAAACTAAATTTATAATAACAGCTGAAGAACACTCTGTTATTGGAGGTTTAGGATCAGCAGTATCAGAATTTTTATCAGAAGTATATCCTACTAAAGTTAAAAAATTAGGAATCTATGATAAATTTGGACAAAGTGGAAAAGCTACAGAACTTTTAGAAAAATATGAGCTAACAGCAGCTAAATTAGTAGCTATGGTAAAAGAAAATATGTAGTTTTATATTAATTAAGGCTGACTTTGAACTATAATTAAGGTAGATTTTAGTCAGCCTTAAATTTTGTTGAGAGAATTTTTAATGATGGAGTGGATATGAATAATAATTTAATGATGAGAGTTGAAAGAAATAGTTATACTAAGCATAGAACTAAGATAAAAAAGAAAACATTTATTCTTCTAGTTATATCCTTTATCATTTTAAATTTTTTCTTATCAGTTTTAATTAATATATCTTCAATAAATAAAAAAATTGATAACAGCTATTTTTTTACAGCTGATTTGAAAAGTGAATTAAAAGAAGAGGAAAAAAACAAGATAGAGGTAGAGATTTTAGGATTAGAAGGTGTGAGAAAAGTTAGATATTTATCTAAGGAGGAAGCTTTTAAAAATCTTCAAACTCAATTAGATGTGGCGATACCTAAAGGAGAGAATCCACTTTCAGATTCTTTACTTATATATTTTAATAAATTAGATGATGCAGAAAAAATACAAGAGAATTTAGAAAATAATCAAAATATCAAGGAAGTATTTGTAGATGCAGCTTTTATCAGTTATCAAGAGAGGGAGAAAAAATTCTATAACCTTCTTTTTGCTATGATGATGATAGTGTTAGTAGTTCCTTCAATTTTAGGGATCTACTATATTTTCTATAATGCTGTGGCTATAGATTTTTTAAACTATAATGATATTATTCCAGATGATAGAGCAAACTCAAGAAGAGCTAAAAAAGTGAATCTTCTTCCATTTACTGGAGCAGCTTTAATGGGAACCTTGATATTTTTTAATGTTTATACATATTTTAGAGAAGAGATAATAGAGATAAGTAGTAAGTATCTTATTCTTAGCATAGGAGAGATATTTGTTGTACAAGTTTTAGCAATAATAGCTATAAATATGATAATATGGATAAATCCTTTGAGACTTAGAGTTCTTTTTAAGGAGGAGTCTTGAAAAAGGTAGTTCTGTTTTTTATGATTTTTAGTGTTTTAGCTTTTTCAGATAGTGTAACAGATATGAAAAAGAAAGTAAAAAATATAGAACGTCAAATTAACCAAAAAAACACTAGAATAAAAACAATAGATGTAGAAAAACAAAAAATTCAAAAGCAGATTAAAGATATAGAAGATGATATTGTAAGAATAGAAAAAGATAGAGAAAAAACAGTTGAAGAGATAAAAACTGTATCTAAAAATATAGAGTATGGAGAAAAAAATTTAGATGTCAGTTCTGATGTAATGAAAAGAAAAAAGCTTGAGTATAAAGCTAAACTTATAGCTTGGAATAGATACTCTTGTGATAAAGATGATTTTAGCAATCAACCTCTTATGAGGAAAAATTTTAAAAATCTTCTACTTGGAGATCTGAAAAAGATGGAGTATATTCAATCTGTTCAAGTTGACATTAAAACAGTAAAAAAAGATATTGAGAGAGAGAAAATAAAGCTTAGTAACCTTAGAAATAAGCTAGCTCAAAATCTTAGAAATATCGATAGAATGAAGAAAGAAAAAAATATACTTATTGCTAAGTTAAATAATGAAAAATCAACACATGTAAAAACTATTAGTAAACTTCGTAAAGAGAAGGAGAGAATAGAAAAGCAGATAAAACAAATTATCGTTGCAAGAACAAAAACAGATACAAAGGTAGTAAATAAAAGTCAAGCTTATTCAAAACTTGGTAAAACTTTAAAACCTGTAGAGGGGAAAATTGTAGTGGTTTTTGGACAGGAAAAGGAAAAGGGAGTATCAAGTAATGGAATAGAGATAATGGCTCAAATGGGTAGAAAAGTAGTAGCCTCATCAGGTGGAAAAGTTATCTATGCAGATAATTTCCAAGGTTTAGGAAAAGTTGTAATGATAGACTATGGATATAATATGATTGGTGTCTATGGAAATCTGATCTCTACAAATGTAAAACTTAATCAAAGAGTTGAAAAAGGTGGAGATATTGGAGTATTAGGATTATCAACAGAAGGAAAACCTAACTTATACTATGAAGTGAGATTTAATTTAAAACCTATCAACCCTGTTCCTATGTTTTAGCTAGGAGGATAAAAGTGAAAAAAGTTTGCATTATATATAATACTGAAAAAGAGATAGCTCAAGAGTTGTATAGAGAGAGTGTAGAATATTTTCAAAAAAGGAATATAGAAATTTTAGATAATAATAGAGGTAAAGAGGCAGATTTTGCAGTGGTTATTGGTGGTGACGGAACACTATTGAGATCTTTTAAGCAATTTATCTTTAAAGAAAATTTCTATGTAATAGCTATAAATGCAGGAAGTTTAGGTTTTTTAACAGAGATAAAGAGAGAGAATATATTTGAGGAGTATGATAATTTTCTCAATAATGATTTCAAATATGAGACTAGATATATTTTAGAGGCAAAGATAAAAGAGAAAACTTATTATGCACTAAATGAGATTGTAGTTTCAAAAGCTGGGATCACTTCAAGAGTTTTAAGAATAGCTTTTACAGCAAATAATGAGTATATGTGTACATATAAAGGTGATGGGGTAATAGTTGCAACTCCAACAGGATCAACAGCTTACTCAATGTCAGCAGGAGGACCAATTTTAAAATCTAGTATGAAAGCTATGGTGATAACTCCTATAGCTCCACACAATCTCAATACAAGACCTATAATTATAGGTGGAGATGAAAAATTAGAACTTCAAATGGCAGATAAAGAACGTACTGGACAAGTTATAGTTGATGGTCAAGTAAGTGAGGAGATAGATAGCAATACAACTATTGAGATAGAATATTCAAAAATGAGATTAAATCTTGTAATACCTAAGAACAGAAACTATTATAGTGTTCTTAGAGAAAAATTAAAATGGGGAGATAATCTATGTTAAGAGAGCTTAAAATAGAAAATCTAGCTATAATAGATGAACTTGATTTAGAATTTGGAGATGGGTTAATAGTATTAACTGGTGAAACAGGTGCTGGAAAATCAATTATTTTAAGTGGAATAAACCTTTTAATAGGAGAAAAAGCCTCTGTGGATATGATAAGAGATGGAGAAGATCATCTTTTAGCTCAAGGGGTTTTTGAAATTAATGAAGAACAGGCTGAGGAACTCTCAGCCCGTTTTGGTATTGATGTAGAGGATAATGAAGTAATAGTTAGAAGATATTTTGATAGAAATAGTAGAGGAAAAGTATATGTAAATGGAGTTAGAGTATCTCTTACAAATCTAAAGGAGATAATGGGAACTCTTGTAGATATAGTTGGACAACACTCTCATCAAATGCTACTAAATAAAAATAATCATGTTAGACTTTTAGATAAATTTCTAGGAGAAGAGGGAAAAGGGTTAAGAGGAAATATAAATAGAGTCTATTTAAAATGTAAAGAGGTATCTAATAGAATAGATGAGATAGAGAAAAATAGACAGGAAGCTATTGAAAAAAGAGAGTTCTATGAGTTTCAACTGAATGAGATAAATAGAGTTGCTCCAGAAGTTGACGAGGACAATAGGTTAGAAGAGGAGTATAAAAAACTTTTTAATGCTGGAAAGATAAAGGATAAGATTTTAGATTCAAATATTCAACTTCGTGATGGAGAGGTAAATGCCCTACATTTTATCAATAACTCAAGAAGAAA
This window encodes:
- a CDS encoding transketolase, which gives rise to MKDIKILEEKANSIRKSIVKMICEAKSGHPGGSLSATDILTTLYFSEMNIDPANPKMENRDRFVLSKGHAAPALYATLAERGYFDKELLVTLRKYGSFLQGHPDMKKVPGVEISTGSLGQGLSVANGMALNARITGESYRTYVILGDGEIQEGQVWEAAMTAAHYKLDNVCAFLDFNNLQIDGNVNEVMGVEPVDAKWEAFGWHVIKIDGHNFTEILNALEEAKSVKGKPTIVIAKTIKGKGVSFMENVCGFHGVAPTAEETEKALAELNSK
- a CDS encoding NAD(+)/NADH kinase, which translates into the protein MKKVCIIYNTEKEIAQELYRESVEYFQKRNIEILDNNRGKEADFAVVIGGDGTLLRSFKQFIFKENFYVIAINAGSLGFLTEIKRENIFEEYDNFLNNDFKYETRYILEAKIKEKTYYALNEIVVSKAGITSRVLRIAFTANNEYMCTYKGDGVIVATPTGSTAYSMSAGGPILKSSMKAMVITPIAPHNLNTRPIIIGGDEKLELQMADKERTGQVIVDGQVSEEIDSNTTIEIEYSKMRLNLVIPKNRNYYSVLREKLKWGDNLC
- a CDS encoding transketolase family protein, which gives rise to MSKKATRQAYGEALVELGKINKDIVVLDADLTKSTKTSMFQKEFPERHFNVGIAEADLMGTAAGLATCGRIPFASTFAMFAAGRGFEQIRNTIAYPKLNVKIAPTHAGISVGEDGGSHQAIEDIAIMRAIPGMVVLCPADAVETKKMVYAAAEYEGPVYIRMGRLDVETIFDEETYDFQIGIANTVREGNDVTIAATGLMTYEAIKAADILAQEGISVRVINVGTIKPLDGETILKAAKETKFIITAEEHSVIGGLGSAVSEFLSEVYPTKVKKLGIYDKFGQSGKATELLEKYELTAAKLVAMVKENM
- a CDS encoding peptidoglycan DD-metalloendopeptidase family protein, translated to MKKVVLFFMIFSVLAFSDSVTDMKKKVKNIERQINQKNTRIKTIDVEKQKIQKQIKDIEDDIVRIEKDREKTVEEIKTVSKNIEYGEKNLDVSSDVMKRKKLEYKAKLIAWNRYSCDKDDFSNQPLMRKNFKNLLLGDLKKMEYIQSVQVDIKTVKKDIEREKIKLSNLRNKLAQNLRNIDRMKKEKNILIAKLNNEKSTHVKTISKLRKEKERIEKQIKQIIVARTKTDTKVVNKSQAYSKLGKTLKPVEGKIVVVFGQEKEKGVSSNGIEIMAQMGRKVVASSGGKVIYADNFQGLGKVVMIDYGYNMIGVYGNLISTNVKLNQRVEKGGDIGVLGLSTEGKPNLYYEVRFNLKPINPVPMF
- a CDS encoding cell division protein FtsX, with product MNNNLMMRVERNSYTKHRTKIKKKTFILLVISFIILNFFLSVLINISSINKKIDNSYFFTADLKSELKEEEKNKIEVEILGLEGVRKVRYLSKEEAFKNLQTQLDVAIPKGENPLSDSLLIYFNKLDDAEKIQENLENNQNIKEVFVDAAFISYQEREKKFYNLLFAMMMIVLVVPSILGIYYIFYNAVAIDFLNYNDIIPDDRANSRRAKKVNLLPFTGAALMGTLIFFNVYTYFREEIIEISSKYLILSIGEIFVVQVLAIIAINMIIWINPLRLRVLFKEES